From Fusarium fujikuroi IMI 58289 draft genome, chromosome FFUJ_chr07, a single genomic window includes:
- a CDS encoding related to VPS20 Vaculolar protein sorting (putative), whose translation MGGNASKVTAQDKAILDMKNQRDRLHQYQRRITVLTDKETDIAKQMLAKGDKKRALLALRRKKYQESLLAKTDAQLAQLEKLTNDVEFALIQKDVVFGLQQGTKVLKEIHAEMGGIENVEKLMGETAEAIAYQQEVSDMLGGRISNQDEQEVEDELEALEAELTGPAKLPSVPVANLPEVQKNQEVEAQAERAKQPAMLAA comes from the exons ATGGGCGGAAACGCAAGTAAAGTCACAGCCCAGGACAA GGCCATCCTGGACATGAAGAACCAGCGCGATAGACTTCACCAATACCAACGGCGCATAACAGTCCTCACGGATAAAGAGACCGATATCGCAAAACAGATGCTGGCCAAGGGTGACAAGAAGCGCGCTCTGCTAGCCCTACGGCGCAAGAAGTATCAAGAGTCACTACTAGCCAAGACAGATGCGCAATTAGCTCAGCTGGAGAAATTGACGAACGATGTTGAGTTTGCGCTTATACAGAAGGATGTGGTATTTGGGTTACAGCAGGGTACAAAGGTTCTGAAAGAGATTCATGCTGAGATGGGCGGTATTGAGAATgtggagaagttgatggGCGAGACGGCAGAGGCTATTGCATATCAGCAG GAAGTTAGCGATATGCTCGGAGGTCGTATCTCGAACCAAGACGAGCAAGAGGTGGAAGACGAACTGGAAGCCCTCGAAGCCGAACTCACAGGCCCAGCCAAGTTACCCTCCGTACCCGTGGCGAATCTACCAGAAGTACAGAAGAATCAAGAAGTCGAGGCACAAGCCGAGAGAGCGAAGCAACCAGCAATGCTGGCAGCATAG
- a CDS encoding related to fructosamine-3-kinase: protein MPHTKVDPAIVEALGLDPANSAINSHGGSGFASTFKITSEKDGKPLNYFVKTGTGNEAEVMFRGEHASLNAIADSVPNFCPRSHAHGALTGRPGQYFLATDFLDLGSSAPGGSGKTLASKVAQLHTTPAPIPEGYDKPMFGFPVPTCCGATEQDNSWRESWADFYANNRLRHIARQAVRNNGADPELEEVVETVASKVVPRLIGDGVVKNIKPVVIHGDLWSGNHSKGQIAGQGGCEKVVYDPSAVYGHSEFELGIMNMFGGFTNHFWKEYHDLVPKAEPVTEWPDRVKLYELYHHLNHYAMFGGGYRGGAMSIMRKLISKYT, encoded by the exons ATGCCACATACAAAAGTCGACCCCGCCATCGTTGAGGCCCTGGGGCTGGACCCCGCCAACTCGGCTATCAACTCTCATGGTGGATCGGGCTTTGCTTCTACTTTCAAGATAACGTCTGAGAAGGACGGAAAGCCTTTGAATTACTTTGTCAAGACTGGAACAGGGAATGAAGCTGAGGTTATGTTCAGGG GTGAACATGCCTCCCTTAACGCCATAGCAGACTCAGTTCCCAACTTCTGTCCAAGATCTCATGCCCATGGAGCCCTCACAGGCCGCCCAGGTCAATACTTCCTCGCTACTGACTTTCTCGATCTGGGGTCATCAGCACCTGGTGGTTCAGGCAAGACTCTAGCTTCAAAGGTTGCGCAGCTACACACAACACCAGCTCCCATCCCGGAAGGCTACGACAAACCCATGTTTGGATTCCCAGTACCTACATGCTGCGGTGCTACAGAGCAAGATAACTCATGGCGAGAGTCGTGGGCCGACTTCTACGCTAATAACCGTCTGAGACACATCGCGCGTCAGGCAGTTCGCAACAATGGTGCTGATCCAGAACTcgaagaagttgttgagaCAGTTGCTAGCAAGGTAGTTCCACGGCTCATTGGGGATGGTGTTGTAAAGAACATCAAGCCTGTCGTTATCCATGGCGATTTATGGAGCGGGAATCATTCCAAAGGGCAAATCGCAGGCCAAGGCGGATGCGAAAAAGTTGTCTACGATCCCTCAGCTGTATATGGCCACTCTGAGTTTGAGCTCGGTATCATGAACATGTTTGGAGGCTTCACCAATCACTTCTGGAAAGAGTACCACGACCTGGTGCCAAAGGCAGAGCCAGTAACTGAGTGGCCAGACAGAGTGAAGCTATACGAACT ATACCACCACCTCAACCACTATGCCATGTTCGGCGGTGGCTATCGAGGAGGCGCCATGTCCATCATGAGAAAACTCATCAGCAAGTACACATAG
- a CDS encoding probable beta-succinyl CoA synthetase precursor has product MFKLGRSRAVASALSASKLQFAAPAARFPGVQQRRALSIHEYLSADLLRQYGIGVPKGSVAKSAKEAKEIAEKIGNDDMVIKAQVLAGGRGKGTFDNGLKGGVRVIYSPHEAEMFAEQMIGHNLITKQTGAGGRLCNAVYICERKFARREFYLAILMDRQNQCPVIVSSSQGGMDIETVAKETPDAINTNYIDINVGVTDEVARDIATKLGFSEQCIEEAKDTIQKLYKIFTEKDSTQIEINPLSETSDHKVLCMDAKFGFDDNAEFRQKDVFEWRDTTQEDPDEVRAAESNLNFIKLDGDIGCLVNGAGLAMATMDIIKLNGGQPANFLDVGGGATPAAIREAFELITSDAKVTAIFVNIFGGIVRCDAIATGLIKTVESMNLRIPIIARLQGTNVEQAHQLINDSGLKIFSIDDLQTAAEKAVQLSKVVKMARDIDVGVEFTLGI; this is encoded by the exons ATGTTCAAGCTCGGCCGTAGTCGTGCTGTGGCTTCGGCCCTCAGCGCCTCCAAG CTCCAGTTTGCTGCCCCTGCCGCTCGATTCCCCGGCGTTCAACAACGACGAGCTCTGAGCATTCACGAGTACCTCTCTGCCGACCTCCTCCGACAG TACGGCATTGGTGTCCCCAAGGGCTCCGTCGCAAAGTCCgccaaggaggccaaggagatcgCTGAGAAGATTGGCAACGATGATATGGTTATCAAGGCCCAGGTCCTTGCCGGTGGCCGAGGAAAGGGCACCTTCGACAACGGCCTGAAGGGCGGTGTCCGTGTCATCTACTCTCCCCACGAGGCCGAGATGTTCGCCGAGCAGATGATCGGCcacaacctcatcaccaagcagACGGGCGCTGGCGGCCGTCTCTGCAACGCTGTCTACATTTGCGAGCGCAAGTTTGCTCGCCGTGAGTTCTacctcgccatcctcatGGACCGTCAGAACCAGTGCCCCGTCATTGTCTCCTCTTCCCAGGGTGGTATGGACATTGAGACCGTTGCCAAGGAGACCCCCGatgccatcaacaccaactacATCGACATCAACGTTGGTGTCACCGACGAGGTTGCCCGCGATATTGCCACTAAGCTTGGCTTCAGCGAGCAGTGCatcgaggaggccaaggacaCCATTCAGAAGCTCTACAAGATCTTCACCGAGAAGGACTCTACCCAGATTGAGATCAACCCCCTCTCTGAGACCTCCGACCACAAGGTTCTCTGCATGGACGCCAAGTTCGGTTTCGACGACAACGCCGAGTTCCGACAGAAGGACGTCTTTGAGTGGCGCGACACCACCCAGGAGGACCCCGATGAGGTCCGCGCTGCTGAGTCCAACCTtaacttcatcaagcttgacggTGATATCGGCTGCCTTGTCAACGGTGCCGGTCTTGCCATGGCCACCatggatatcatcaagctgAACGGAGGTCAGCCCGCTAACTTCCTCgacgttggtggtggtgccaCTCCCGCTGCTATCCGAGAGGCTTTCGAGCTCATCACCAGCGATGCTAAGGTCACCGCTATCTTTGTCAACATTTTCGGTGGTATCGTCCGATGTGACGCCATCGCCACTGGTCTCATCAAGACCGTTGAGAGCATGAACCTCCGAATCCCCATCATTGCTCGTCTCCAGGGCACCAACGTTGAGCAGGCTcaccagctcatcaacgactCTGGTCTTAAGATCTTCTCCATCGATGACCTACAAACCGCCGCCGAGAAGGCTGTCCAGCTGTCCAAGGTCGTCAAGATGG CCCGTGACATCGATGTTGGTGTCGAGTTCACCCTCGGTATCTAA
- a CDS encoding related to methylated-DNA--protein-cysteine methyltransferase yields the protein MAAITKSKRSLEEPQEDRKVKVTKTEKQSSATAPTSPADFTTIMASQLALIEASSRTPFEKRVWTLLCQIPRGSFSTYGIMAAHLKSSPRAVGNALRRNPFAPEVPCHRVVATGGALGGFKGKWPKDGEGITLDEKRKLLRGEGVRWDDKGKVIGTPFSGFT from the coding sequence ATGGCAGCCATCACTAAAAGCAAGCGATCTCTTGAAGAGCCCCAAGAAGATCGCAAAGTCAAAGTTACAAAGACCGAGAAACAATCATCAGCTACTGCACCAACCTCGCCCGCCGACTTCACCACAatcatggcttctcaacTAGCTCTCATCGAAGCATCCAGCCGCACGCCGTTCGAGAAGAGGGTATGGACACTTCTCTGCCAGATCCCACGGgggagcttctcaacatacGGTATCATGGCTGCGCATTTAAAGTCGTCACCAAGAGCCGTAGGCAATGCGCTGCGACGGAATCCATTCGCACCAGAAGTACCATGCCACCGCGTTGTAGCTACTGGAGGTGCGCTGGGTGGGTTCAAGGGGAAGTGGCCTAAAGATGGTGAGGGAATCactcttgatgagaagaggaagctttTGAGAGGCGAAGGAGTGAGATGGGATGATAAGGGGAAGGTTATCGGGACACCGTTTAGCGGGTTTACATGA
- a CDS encoding related to Fe/S cluster assembly protein ISA1 has translation MFASRSITRIALRRGCPLRQFSTSRPLAVSYHSYTLPTHTSTPPRNDDVPETSITQPDPLPKVHETRPPPQQPQHPQPPKQQEPAPTHNATPATSASAPKLSETEAQKPKAARPRPKLRPRKAAMKLTPSAVEQLRELLDQPEPKLIKVGVRNRGCSGLAYHLEYVDKPGAFDETVEQDGVKVLIDSKALFSIIGSEMDYVEDKLNQRFVFKNPNISKLPQEPQTGIVLTDFSEEECGCGESFMV, from the coding sequence ATGTTTGCCTCGAGATCGATAACGAGGATCGCCCTACGACGAGGATGCCCTCTGAGGCAATTCTCAACGTCGAGACCTCTCGCTGTGTCCTACCACTCATACACTCTCCCAACACATACCTCGACGCCTCCGAGAAACGACGACGTTCCTGAAACTTCAATAACACAACCTGATCCTCTTCCTAAAGTCCACGAGACAcgacctcctcctcaacaacctcagcaTCCTCAACCACCTAAGCAACAAGAACCCGCGCCAACACACAATGCTACTCCCGCCACATCGGCATCAGCTCCGAAGCTCAGCGAAACAGAAGCTCAGAAGCCAAAGGCAGCTAGACCACGACCTAAGCTACGACCGCGCAAGGCCGCTATGAAATTGACACCCTCTGCGGTGGAGCAATTGCGAGAATTGCTGGATCAGCCGGAAccgaagctcatcaaggtcgGAGTACGGAACCGAGGATGCAGTGGCTTGGCGTATCATCTTGAATACGTCGATAAGCCCGGTGCTTTTGACGAGACGGTTGAGCAAGATGGCGTTAAGGTCTTGATTGACAGCAAGGCGCTGTTTAGTATCATTGGGAGTGAGATGGATTATGTTGAGGACAAGCTTAACCAGCGGTTTGTGTTCAAGAATCCGAACATCAGTAAGTTGCCACAAGAGCCACAGACCGGCATAGTACTAACAGACTTCTCAGAGGAGGAATGCGGCTGCGGAGAGTCCTTCATGGTCTAG
- a CDS encoding related to Ras guanine-nucleotide exchange protein Cdc25p, which yields MFSDQPMRASLQVAPLTIAKSRTESSGDASSTLENDNTLYSQSQMTPPATPNGSQEDLSPSPQYIPPQVFHNFLRAFYPFNPSYVMSDSSVTLPLNEGDVILVHSIHTNGWADGTLLISGARGWLPTNYCEAYEPDDMCNLLKALLNFWDLLRSTSVNDKEIFGNQEFMKGIIAGVRFLLERTNCLNRESTHIQRNDALRKCRKSLLSELSSLVKTAKRLQETQRLEIAPVEDVNDIIDEMILKAFRIVTKGVRFMDVLEDDRRARAPSAVTVMDTVLEESYVPPTPPADQSSFDEQSQRSTNINDTDSQAAVSVAASESSETTQTSTSIFNKRLSSLSGRTGPSSHRLSQGSLSQAQAHRLSATISHRVSLAGPSSVSRAHHLVTERLNRSHDTFLSHLGSFIGRLHLQSQSRPELASAIRQSALSGGELLAVIDGVYDHINSSSEALARARSTMFARIQDLVFSARDTLVSAASEDADLIMPHDNTMLLASATGCVRAAGDCVAKAKSAIERIGDFEFELETSSLGIDLSILDIDTEERARTPSVSEHNDAVSVAGSNRTSNSSNGHTRRLTVVAIDKPLPEVPQVTTPTDEQTVHPSPTSSRRSSVADDTVSSVASSISSLRTSLPPLPKLSTTLLASEEYSPVDNNDNDFNSSSRFDSMVASSAGSSATYLSRDSEVSIVSQSSTRATTPEQNLAPQKQPSLSNLSNGGSSEDVDVESRLMEKTFAHELMFNKEGQVTGGSLPALVERLTTHESTPDAMFVSTFYLTFRLFCTPIRLAEALIERYDYVNDSPHVAGPVRLRVYNAFKGWLESHWRDETDRDALDLIMPFAEHKLASSLPSAGRRLFELAQRVSGEGSLVPRLVSSMGKTNTSLAQYVPADTPLPIPAITKGQLNLLSAFKMGVAQPSILDFDPLELARQLTIKQMNIFSSILPEELLASQWMKNGGVAAPNVKAMSSLSTDLSNLVAETILQQQEVKKRAQVIKQWIKIAHQCLELHNYDGLMAIICSLNSSTISRLRKTWDAISTKRKDMLQNLQDLVEPSQNNKVLRTRLHDHVPPCLPFLGMYLTDLTFVDIGNPATKQMCLGPESEEDGNGGITVVNFDKHTRTAKIIGELQRFQIPYRLTEVPDMQDWMSSQISHLRSEEGNVQVTYYRKSLLLEPRETASRPPVDSSAASIVGVGGGRPDLFSWISRDRGTSTPTPAQI from the exons TTACTTATCTCGGGCGCCCGAGGATGGTTACCGACCAACTACTGCGAGGCTTACGAGCCTGATGATATGTGCAACCTTCTAAAAGCTCTCTTGAACTTTTGGGACCTGCTTCGAAGCACATCAGTCAATGATAAGGAGATCTTTGGCAACCAGGAGTTCATGAAGGGCATCATTGCTGGTGTTCGATTCCTATTG GAACGAACAAACTGTCTCAACCGAGAGTCGACCCATATTCAAAGGAACGATGCTCTGCGCAAGTGCCGcaagtctcttctctctGAACTATCGTCCTTAGTCAAGACAGCAAAGCGATTACAAGAGACCCAACGTCTCGAAATTGCTCccgttgaagatgtgaatGACATCATCGACGAAATGATCCTCAAAGCCTTTAGAATCGTAACAAAGGGAGTTCGGTTTATGGATGTGCTCGAGGATGACCGAAGGGCACGTGCCCCTTCAGCTGTTACTGTTATGGATACAGTGCTTGAAGAATCATACGTGCCGCCAACACCACCCGCTGATCAGTCTTCCTTTGATGAACAAAGCCAACGCAGCACAAACATAAATGACACGGATTCCCAAGCTGCTGTCAGTGTCGCTGCCTCTGAATCGAGCGAGACAactcaaacatcaacatccatcttcaacaagcgATTGTCGTCACTCAGTGGACGTACTGGCCCGAGCTCCCACAGGTTGTCTCAGGGAAGCCTTTCGCAAGCCCAAGCTCACCGCTTGTCGGCCACTATTTCGCACCGAGTGTCTCTTGCTGGCCCATCGTCAGTGTCGAGAGCCCATCATCTAGTTACTGAGCGCCTGAACCGCAGCCACGACACCTTCCTGTCTCATCTGGGCTCCTTCATCGGTCGTCTGCATCTTCAATCACAATCGCGCCCCGAGCTCGCATCAGCGATCCGACAGTCTGCACTTTCAGGTGGAGAATTGCTTGCAGTAATTGACGGCGTCTATGACCACATCAACTCCAGCTCTGAGGCTCTTGCCCGAGCTCGATCCACCATGTTCGCCCGAATCCAAGATCTAGTCTTTTCTGCCCGCGATACCCTTGTCAGCGCTGCTTCTGAAGATGCCGATTTGATTATGCCCCATGACAACACAATGCTCCTCGCATCCGCTACGGGCTGTGTTAGGGCCGCTGGAGATTGCGTTGCCAAGGCAAAATCCGCTATCGAGCGCATTGGCGATTTTGAATTCGAGCTCGAGACTAGCAGCCTTGGAATTGATCTCAGCATTCTCGATATCGATACTGAGGAGCGAGCTAGGACCCCATCTGTTTCAGAGCACAATGACGCTGTCAGTGTTGCCGGCTCCAACCGAACATCCAACTCATCTAACGGACATACTCGTCGCCTCACTGTTGTCGCAATTGATAAGCCTCTTCCTGAGGTTCCCCAGGTGACCACACCTACTGATGAACAGACTGTTCACCCTTCACCCACCTCATCACGACGCTCATCAGTTGCCGATGACACCGTCTCCAGCGTTgcatcctccatctcctctcttcgaacttctctccctcccctTCCCAAGCTTTCTACCACTCTCCTTGCCAGCGAGGAATACAGCCCTGTCGATAACAATGATAACGACTTCAACTCCTCTTCTCGGTTCGACAGTATGGTTGCTTCAAGCGCTGGCAGCAGTGCCACCTACCTCAGTCGTGACTCCGAGGTCAGCATTGTTTCACAATCTTCCACTCGAGCTACCACTCCTGAGCAGAATCTTGCCCCTCAGAAGCAGCCTTCGCTGTCGAATTTGAGCAACGGTGGAAGCtcggaggatgttgatgtcgagtCGAGACTCATGGAGAAGACATTTGCCCACGAGCTCATGTTCAACAAGGAGGGTCAAGTTACTGGCGGCTCTCTTCCCGCTCTTGTCGAGCGTCTCACAACCCACGAATCTACTCCTGATGCCATGTTTGTCTCTACCTTCTACCTCACTTTCCGCCTCTTCTGCACACCGATCCGACTGGCTGAAGCGCTTATTGAGCGATATGACTACGTTAACGACTCCCCTCATGTGGCTGGACCTGTCCGTTTGAGAGTATACAATGCTTTCAAGGGCTGGCTCGAGTCCCACTGGAGGGATGAAACCGATCGCGATGCTCTTGACCTGATCATGCCCTTTGCTGAACACAAGCTGGCGTCCTCTCTGCCTTCTGCTGGTCGACGTCTGTTTGAGCTTGCTCAGCGTGTCTCTGGCGAGGGTTCTCTGGTGCCTCGACTTGTCTCCTCAATGGGCAAGACCAACACCTCCCTTGCTCAATACGTGCCCGCTGACACTCCTTTGCCCATTCCTGCCATCACTAAGGGCCAGCTCAACCTTCTCTCTGCTTTCAAGATGGGCGTTGCCCAGCCGAGCATTCTTGACTTTGACCCTCTCGAGTTGGCTCGCCAATTGACCATCAAGCAAATGAATATATTCTCTTCTATCCTTCCTGAGGAGCTTCTTGCTTCACAGTGGATGAAGAATGGTGGCGTCGCCGCTCCCAATGTCAAGGCCATGTCCTCTTTGTCAACTGATCTTTCTAACCTCGTCGCTGAGACTATCCTCCAGCAGcaggaggtcaagaagcgTGCTCAGGTCATCAAGCAATGGATCAAGATTGCTCACCAGTGCCTTGAGCTCCACAACTATGACGGTCTTATGGCTATCATCTGCagtctcaacagcagcactATCAGTCGCCTCCGAAAGACTTGGGATgccatctccaccaagcGCAAGGACATGCTCCAGAACCTTCAGGATCTGGTCGAGCCTTCTCAGAACAACAAGGTCTTGCGAACAAGACTCCACGACCATGTTCCTCCTTGCCTACCCTTCCTCGGCATGTACTTGACCGACTTGACCTTTGTCGACATTGGCAACCCTGCCACCAAGCAAATGTGCCTGGGTCCCGAgtctgaggaggatggcaaTGGTGGCATCACTGTTGTCAACTTTGATAAGCACACTCGCACTGCCAAGATCATTGGAGAGCTCCAGCGATTCCAGATCCCTTACAGGCTTACCGAAGTACCTGATATGCAGGACTGGATGTCTTCTCAGATCAGCCATCTCCGCAGTGAGGAGGGCAATGTCCAAGTTACCTACTACCGCAAgagtcttctccttgagcctCGCGAGACTGCCAGCCGACCTCCAGTTGACTCTTCGGCTGCCTCCATCGTTGGTGTCGGAGGTGGTCGCCCCGACCTCTTCAGCTGGATCTCCCGCGACCGAGGCACCTCAACACCGACTCCTGCCCAGATATAA